The Flavobacterium sp. 20NA77.7 genome includes the window CCTTTATCATTAATTTTTGCAAAAGATGAGTTGCGTTTACTTAAAGAGTTACAACCTACATTAGAAGGAATAGGTTTTTTGTTTGAAGCAAGTAAACAAGATGCACTTATCATTTTAGGTATTCCTGCTCAAGTAACAGAATCTGAAGTAGCACCTATTTTACAGGATTTGATTTATAACCTACAGAAAGAAGTACCCGAAGATAGTTTTTCGTTAAGCGATAGTATTGCCAAATTTATGGCAAAAAGTGTAGCTGTAAAGTCGGGAAAATTATTGAACGAAACAGAATTAAGTAATTTGGTCAATGCCTTATTTGCTTGTAAAGAACCCAATTTTTCGCCTTATAATAAACCTATATTTATTACATTAACTACAGAAGATTTAGATAAAAGATTTTAACTATGTTCAATAACATGACACCAGTAGTGAAACAACTACTGATTATTAATATTGTTTGTTTTATAATGAGTCAAGTTGTGCCTCAGGCTTACGATTTATTCTCTTTATATTATTTTGAAAACAGTCAATTTAGAATTTGGCAACCCTTCACACATCTATTTATGCATTCTAAAGATAGTTTGATGCATATCTTTTTTAATATGTTTGCTTTAGTTTCATTTGGTTCGGCTTTAGAACATTTTTGGGGAGGTAAACGCTTTTTAATTTTTTATTTTGCTTGTGGTTTGGGAGCTGCAGCCTTACATATGGGTATGAATTACTATGAAATTCATCAAGTTACAGACGCTTTAGGTTTAAGCAGTCAAGATATACAAACGCTATATGCACATTCTTATCGTTCATTATTTAGTGCCGATGGGCAAATGACTAATGAAGCGGTTGTGCATATTTTAAATAAGGTTCAATGTTCTCAAGAACAATTTAATGTACTAACAAATGGATTTATTCCAGCGGTAGGTGCTTCAGGTGCTATATATGGTTTATTAGTTGCGTTTGCATTTATGTTTCCAATGGCTGAATTAGCTATGTTATTTATTCCAATTCCAATCAAAGCTAAATATTTTGTACCAGCTATTGTGCTTTTAGATTTATTTTCAGGTATAACCGGCTTTTCAATTTTTTCAGGAGGAAATATAGCACATTTTGCACATGTTGGTGGCGCAGTAACAGGATTTTTAATAATGCTACTTTGGCGAAATAGTAAATTTAATCATAGACGTTGGAATTAATATATGAACGAAATTTTTAAAGATATAAAAGAACAATACCGTTACAATGATGTTTCCCAAAAACTGATTTTTTGGAATATTGCTATTTTTATCCTTTCGTTAGCGATGTTTTTTCAATTTAAACTGGGTATTTTTAGTTTTCCTAACTATGTGGCACTAAGCTCGAATCCTGAACAATTCCGTTTTTTTCCTTGGACATTTATTTCCTATTCCTTTTTTCATGCTGATTTTTTACATTTACTCAGCAACATGTTGTTTTTGTTTTTCGCCGGACGATTATTTTTTACGTTTTTCAATGCCAATCAATTTTTAGCTACCTATTTTTTTGGCGCAATTGTTTCAGGAATTGTATATGTTTTAGTGCAACATTTTTATTTTTCTGATAATCAAATTGTTGGTGCAAGTGGCGCTGTGCTAGCTGTTTTTTTTACCGTTGTTTTTTATTCGCCCCTTTATTTGATTCGAATTCCATTAGTTGGAATCGTGAAATTATGGCATATTGGCTTCATTATCTTGTTGTTAAATGTTATTTATTTTGCCGTTGAGAACACTGGTGGACACGTGGCGCATCTCGCAGGTATTGGCTTTGGCTATCTGAATTTATTTTTATTAAATAAAGGAGTCGATTTGAGTAAATTATTTGTTTTTAAAAAGTCAAAAAAAAATACTACCTTTAAAAAAGTTTATAAAACTAAATCTAATGTTTCTGCTATTCCCCAAATCAAGGAGAAAGACATCACTCAAAAACAAATAGATGATATATTAGATAAAATTAGTAAATCGGGTTATGATAGCCTAACCAAAGAAGAGAAAGAGTTTTTATTTAAAGTGAATCAATAGAGTTGTTTAAAGGTATATCTTTGATATCAAAAATCATGTTATTTCTTAATGTTATAGTGAGTACTACAACGTTATTAGCCTATTTATTGCCTTTTTTAGCCCCTAGATGGTTTGCTTTTTTAAGTGTTTTAACCTTATTCTTACCATTTTTGTTAATTGTTAATTTATTGTTTTTTTTATTTTGGTTTATCCAATTAAAAAAATTCATTTTTGTCTCTGGTATTACACTTTTATTAGGTATTACTTTTATTAATAAGTTTTACAATTTACAAGAAACAATTTTGCCAAAAGAGGAAAGTGATTTTACAGTGATGAGCTATAATGTGCGCCTTTTTAATAAATTTAAATGGTATTCAAAGGCAAATATACCTCAGCAAATTGCCCAATTTGTTTCTGAAAAAAATCCTGATATTTTATGTGTTCAAGAATATTCTGAACTTGAAAAAACGCGTTTTTCGACCTATCCTTATAAACAGGTTTTTAAAGAAGGGAAAAATATTATTGTAGGAAATGCTATTTTTTCAAAGTATAAAATTATTAATAAAGGTAAAATTTCGTTTCCAGGATCTAGTAATAATGTTGTTTTTGCAGATATTCTAAAAGAAAAAGATACGTTACGTTTATATAGCATGCACTTACAATCCATTAAAATTAGTACAGATATTGAAGATGAAGCTATTGAAAAGATGGATGAATCTAAGTCTAAGTATATTTATAAACGCTTAAGTAACGCGTTTAAGAAACAGCAAGAACAGGCCGAATTGATAAAAAAACACTATAGAGCTTGTCCCTATAAAAAAATTGTGTGTGGTGATTTAAATAATAGCGCTTTTTCTTATGTGTATAGAGCAGTTAAAGAAACGATGCAAGATACATTTGAGACAAATGGTTCAGGATTTGGGAAAACCTATAATTTCAAGTATTATCCTGCTCGAATAGATTATATTTTGGTGGATAAAACTATGCTTGTAAAACAATTTGATACGTTTAATGATTTTTATAACAGCGACCATTTTCCGCTATTGGCTCGTCTAAATTTAAAGCATCGTAGGTAACGATTGGTTTTTTAGATAATCTACCGCATAACGACCTTCGTTAAACAATAGATCTAAAATTGACAAGTTATTTATAAAACCGTGTTTATCGTCAAAAACTTGTATGTAAGGTTCAATTTGTGTGGTATCTTTTTTTCCATTTACTAGGTTTCTAAAGTCAACAAAATCTTTATTTTCGTGATGGTATTCTGTGGTTTTATCAAATGCTAGTTGAAACCCTAGACAGTTATTTAGTATTTCCATTATTTGAAAATTTAAATCCTGCATGAAAATAGTTTTTCTTTCAAAAATAGGGCGAATGTCATCTTCAAAATATTCAAAAAATGGGGAAGTACGATAGGCAGCTTCTAACGATTTAAAATGATTTTTTTGCCAGTCAAAAGCGTATTCAATTTTTACATCCTTAAATTTTTGTCTCTCTAAAGCATGTTTAATAGGAATATTAAGCATTTGTAATCCATTTGGACTATAGATATACATTCTATTTCTATTGGACTGCTTTTGAAAGGTATCTTCCACTTCAAATTTTACACCTTCTGCCTGAACCATAGCAACGTAATGACTAATTGAAGGAAAATAAGTAGGATACAGGAGAATGTTCATTTAGAAAAATCGTTTAATATTGACAAATACAAAAAAATTAATTGTCATTTCGACGAAGGAGAAATCACATGAAATTATTCTCTTTATGATATTTCTCCTTCGTCGAAATGACAAAATGGAATAATATTAATTGTTTATTTCTTTTTCTTTCTTCTTTTTATTTCTGAAATAATCAAAAGCGTAATAGGCAATTACTAATCCAAGGAAATATTTAAAATAAGATTTTGGTTCTCCTTCACCACTAACGGTTGTAAATATACGTTCAGGTCTAAATTTATTTAATAAGCCAGGTGTATTCCAATCTATGCTCATCCAAATAAAAACAGGTTTTCCTACAATATGATCTTCTGGAACAAAGCCCCAATAGCGTGAATCTTCAGAATTGTGTCTGTTATCTCCCA containing:
- a CDS encoding rhomboid family intramembrane serine protease translates to MNEIFKDIKEQYRYNDVSQKLIFWNIAIFILSLAMFFQFKLGIFSFPNYVALSSNPEQFRFFPWTFISYSFFHADFLHLLSNMLFLFFAGRLFFTFFNANQFLATYFFGAIVSGIVYVLVQHFYFSDNQIVGASGAVLAVFFTVVFYSPLYLIRIPLVGIVKLWHIGFIILLLNVIYFAVENTGGHVAHLAGIGFGYLNLFLLNKGVDLSKLFVFKKSKKNTTFKKVYKTKSNVSAIPQIKEKDITQKQIDDILDKISKSGYDSLTKEEKEFLFKVNQ
- a CDS encoding WbqC family protein: MNILLYPTYFPSISHYVAMVQAEGVKFEVEDTFQKQSNRNRMYIYSPNGLQMLNIPIKHALERQKFKDVKIEYAFDWQKNHFKSLEAAYRTSPFFEYFEDDIRPIFERKTIFMQDLNFQIMEILNNCLGFQLAFDKTTEYHHENKDFVDFRNLVNGKKDTTQIEPYIQVFDDKHGFINNLSILDLLFNEGRYAVDYLKNQSLPTML
- a CDS encoding endonuclease/exonuclease/phosphatase family protein, whose amino-acid sequence is MLFLNVIVSTTTLLAYLLPFLAPRWFAFLSVLTLFLPFLLIVNLLFFLFWFIQLKKFIFVSGITLLLGITFINKFYNLQETILPKEESDFTVMSYNVRLFNKFKWYSKANIPQQIAQFVSEKNPDILCVQEYSELEKTRFSTYPYKQVFKEGKNIIVGNAIFSKYKIINKGKISFPGSSNNVVFADILKEKDTLRLYSMHLQSIKISTDIEDEAIEKMDESKSKYIYKRLSNAFKKQQEQAELIKKHYRACPYKKIVCGDLNNSAFSYVYRAVKETMQDTFETNGSGFGKTYNFKYYPARIDYILVDKTMLVKQFDTFNDFYNSDHFPLLARLNLKHRR
- a CDS encoding rhomboid family intramembrane serine protease, translated to MFNNMTPVVKQLLIINIVCFIMSQVVPQAYDLFSLYYFENSQFRIWQPFTHLFMHSKDSLMHIFFNMFALVSFGSALEHFWGGKRFLIFYFACGLGAAALHMGMNYYEIHQVTDALGLSSQDIQTLYAHSYRSLFSADGQMTNEAVVHILNKVQCSQEQFNVLTNGFIPAVGASGAIYGLLVAFAFMFPMAELAMLFIPIPIKAKYFVPAIVLLDLFSGITGFSIFSGGNIAHFAHVGGAVTGFLIMLLWRNSKFNHRRWN